The following proteins come from a genomic window of Salvia hispanica cultivar TCC Black 2014 chromosome 4, UniMelb_Shisp_WGS_1.0, whole genome shotgun sequence:
- the LOC125220806 gene encoding histidine-rich glycoprotein-like: protein MSNVYVLILLLGLLAITNTPSLGHELEDDVMWNIGSQIKHHHHHHHEHKHDCPPSHHHHHAPSPHAHPPRHHGHAPAPTPQYARSPSHHDYAPVPTPQYAHSPRHDGHAPVPTPQHAHSLKHHGHAHLPKHHGHAHSPKHYGHAPAPTPQHAHSPSHHGHAPAPTPQHTHSPRQHGHAPAPTPQHAHSPEHYGHAHSPKHHGRAHSPKYYGHASAPTPQHAHSPRQHGHAPAPTPQYAHSPSHHNHAPVPTPQNDHSPKQHGHAHSPKHHGHAHSPKHYGHAPVPTPQHAHSPSHRGHAPAPTPQHAHSPRHHGHAPAPTPQHAHSPTHHGHAPAPTPQHAHPPRHYGHAHSPKHHGHAHSPKHHGHAHSPKHHGHGHAPIPAP, encoded by the coding sequence atgtcaaatgtTTATGTTCTCATATTGCTTCTTGGGCTCTTGGCTATTACCAATACCCCTTCTCTTGGTCATGAACTAGAAGATGATGTGATGTGGAATATCGGTTCACAAATCAAgcatcaccaccaccatcaccATGAACATAAGCATGATTGCCCTCCTTCCCACCACCATCACCACGCTCCATCTCCTCATGCTCATCCTCCAAGACACCATGGCCATGCTCCTGCTCCTACTCCTCAATATGCTCGTTCTCCAAGTCACCACGATTATGCTCCTGTTCCTACTCCTCAATATGCTCATTCCCCAAGACACGATGGTCATGCTCCTGTTCCTACTCCCCAACATGCTCATTCTCTAAAACACCATGGTCATGCTCATTTGCCAAAACATCATGGTCATGCTCATTCTCCAAAACACTATGGTCACGCTCCTGCACCCACTCCCCAACATGCTCATTCTCCAAGTCATCATGGTCATGCTCCTGCCCCTACTCCTCAACATACTCATTCTCCAAGACAACATGGTCATGCTCCTGCTCCTACTCCTCAACATGCTCATTCTCCAGAACACTATGGTCATGCTCATTCGCCAAAACATCATGGTCGTGCTCATTCTCCAAAATACTATGGTCATGCTTCTGCACCCACTCCTCAACATGCTCATTCTCCAAGACAACATGGTCATGCTCCTGCCCCTACTCCTCAATATGCTCATTCTCCAAGTCACCACAATCATGCTCCTGTCCCTACTCCTCAAAATGATCATTCTCCAAAACAACATGGTCATGCTCATTCGCCAAAACATCATGGTCATGCTCATTCTCCAAAACACTATGGTCACGCTCCTGTACCTACTCCCCAACATGCTCATTCTCCGAGTCATCGTGGTCATGCTCCTGCCCCTACTCCTCAACATGCTCATTCTCCGAGACACCATGGTCATGCTCCTGCACCTACTCCTCAACATGCTCATTCTCCTACACACCATGGTCATGCTCCTGCACCTACTCCTCAACATGCTCATCCTCCAAGACACTATGGCCATGCTCATTCTCCGAAACACCATGGTCATGCACATTCTCCAAAACATCATGGTCATGCTCATTCTCCGAAACATCATGGTCATGGTCATGCTCCAATACCTGCTCCTTAG
- the LOC125221637 gene encoding spliceosome-associated protein 130 A-like encodes MYLYSLTLQQSTGILCAINGSFSGGKSQEIAVARGKVLELLRPDDNGKLQSLLSVEIFGAIRSLAQFRLTGAQKDYIVVGSDSGRIVILEYNKEKNTLEKVHQETFGKSGCRRIVPGQYLAIDPKGRAVMIGACEKQKLVYVLNRDSVARLTISSPLEAHKSHTIVYSICGVDCGFDNPIFAAIELDYSEADQDPTGQAANEAQKHLTFYELDLGLNHVSRKWSEQVDNGANMLVTVPGGGDGPSGVLVCAENFVIYKNQGHPDVRAVIPRREDLPAERGVLIVSAAMHKQKSMFFFLLQTEYGDVFKVTLDHDNDRVKELKIKYFDTIPVTSSLCVLKSGFLFAASEFGNHALYQFQAIGDDPDVEASSATLMETEEGFQPVFFQPRKLKNLVRIDQIESLMPIMDMKVSNLFEEETPQIFSLCGRGPRSSLRILRPGLAISEMAVSQLPGVPSAVWTVKKNVNDEFDAYIVVSFANATLVLSIGETVEEVSDSGFLDTTPSLAVSLIGDDSLMQVHPGGIRHIREDGRINEWRTPGKRTIVKVGSNRNQVVIALSGGELIYFEVDMTGQLMELAKHEMSGDIACLDIAPVPEGRQRSRFLAVGSYDNTIRILSLDPDDTMDILSLQSVSSPPESLLFLEVQASLGGEDGADHPANLFLNAGLQNGVLYRTVVDMVTGTLSDARSRFLGLRAPKLFSIFVRGRQAMLCLSSRPWLGYIHQGHFLLTPLSYETLEYAASFSSDQCAEGVVAVAGDALRVFTIERLGESFNETAIPLRYTPRKFVVHPKRKLLLIIESDQGAFTAEEREAAKKESFEAAGMGENGNAEQMENGDDEENNNPLTDEQYGYPKAESGRWVSCIRVLDPKTTQTTCLLELQDGEAAFSMCTVNFHDKEYGTLLAVGTAKGLQFWPKRSFEAGYIHIYRFKEDGKVLELLHKTQVEGVPLALAQFQGRLLAGIGPVLRLYDLGKRRLLRKCENKLFPNSITSIQTYRDRIYVGDMQESFHYCKYRRDENQLYIFADDTVPRWLTAAQHVDFDTMAGADKFGNVYFVRLPQDVSDEIEEDPTGGKIKWEQGKLNGAPNKVEEIVQFHVGDVVTCLQKASLIPGGGECLIYGTVMGSLGAFLPFTSRDDVDFFSHLEMHLRQEYPPLCGRDHMAYRSSYFPVKDVIDGDLCEQFPTLPMDMQRKIADELDRTPGEIMKKLEEIRNKII; translated from the exons GGGAAGTCGGGATGCCGTAGGATAGTACCCGGCCAGTACTTGGCAATTGACCCTAAGGGTAGAGCTGTAATGATTGGTGCCTGCGAGAAGCAGAAGcttgtttatgttttgaatAGGGATAGTGTAGCTAGGTTAACTATTTCGTCTCCGTTGGAGGCGCACAAGAGCCACACTATAGTTTACTCGATTTGTGGGGTGGATTGTGGGTTCGACAATCCTATTTTTGCGGCTATAGAGCTGGATTACTCGGAGGCGGACCAGGACCCCACCGGGCAAGCTGCTAATGAGGCGCAGAAGCATTTGACCTTTTATGAATTGGATTTGGGGCTTAACCATGTGTCTAGGAAATGGTCTGAGCAGGTTGACAATGGTGCTAATATGCTTGTGACCGTTCCCGGTGGCGGGGATGGGCCGAGTGGTGTGCTTGTTTGTGCGGAGAATTTCGTAATATACAAGAATCAGGGGCATCCTGATGTAAGGGCAGTCATACCAAGGCGTGAGGACTTGCCTGCAGAGCGTGGTGTTCTGATTGTCTCGGCTGCTATGCATAAGCAGAAATCCatgtttttcttcttgttgCAAACTGAATATGGTGATGTATTCAAAGTGACACTGGACCATGACAATGATAGAGTTAAAGAGTTGAAGATCAAGTATTTTGATACTATTCCAGTCACATCTTCCTTGTGTGTCTTGAAATCTGGGTTTCTGTTTGCTGCATCAGAGTTTGGAAACCATGCCTTGTATCAGTTTCAGGCGATTGGTGATGATCCTGACGTGGAGGCTTCTTCTGCTACACTGATGGAAACTGAGGAAGGTTTCCAGCCAGTGTTCTTCCAGCCTAGAAAGCTGAAGAATCTTGTTCGGATCGATCAAATTGAGAGCTTAATGCCTATTATGGATATGAAAGTGTCCAATCTATTTGAGGAAGAAACCCCTCAAATCTTTTCACTTTGTGGGCGGGGACCTCGTTCTTCTCTGCGGATACTGAGACCAGGTTTGGCTATTAGTGAAATGGCAGTTTCACAATTACCTGGTGTTCCAAGTGCTGTATGGACCGTCAAAAAGAATGTGAATGATGAATTTGATGCCTATATTGTTGTCTCTTTTGCAAATGCCACTCTTGTACTTTCCATTGGTGAAACTGTTGAAGAAGTTAGTGATAGTGGATTTCTTGACACTACGCCATCTCTTGCTGTTTCTCTGATTGGTGATGACTCCTTGATGCAAGTCCACCCGGGTGGTATCAGGCATATCAGAGAAGATGGGCGTATCAATGAATGGAGGACTCCAGGAAAGAGAACAATTGTTAAGGTTGGGTCTAACAGAAATCAGGTTGTCATTGCTCTGAGTGGAGGGGAGctaatatattttgaagttGATATGACAGGGCAGCTGATGGAGCTTGCAAAACATGAAATGTCCGGAGACATTGCCTGTTTAGATATTGCTCCTGTCCCAGAAGGACGACAGAGATCTCGCTTTCTGGCTGTTGGATCTTATGACAACACGATCCGCATCTTGTCTTTGGACCCCGATGACACGATGGACATTTTGAGTCTCCAAAGTGTTTCATCTCCTCCGGAGTCCCTACTCTTTCTTGAAGTTCAGGCTTCATTAGGAGGTGAGGATGGAGCAGACCACCCCGCTAACCTCTTTCTAAATGCTGGTTTGCAAAATGGAGTTCTATACAGGACGGTTGTGGATATGGTGACTGGCACACTCTCAGATGCTCGTTCTCGATTCTTAGGTCTCAGAGCACCTAAGctgttttctatttttgtgagaGGGAGACAAGCTATGCTTTGCTTGTCAAGTAGACCCTGGCTTGGATATATACACCAAGGTCACTTCCTTCTTACCCCTCTGTCATATGAGACACTTGAATATGCTGCCTCCTTTTCGTCGGACCAGTGTGCAGAAGGTGTTGTAGCTGTGGCTGGGGATGCTTTGAGGGTTTTCACCATCGAGAGACTGGGAGAATCATTTAATGAAACTGCTATACCTTTGAGGTATACACCAAGGAAGTTTGTTGTTCATCCCAAGCGAAAGCTTTTGCTTATAATCGAGAGCGATCAGGGAGCATTCACTGCTGAAGAACGTGAAGCTGCAAAAAAGGAATCATTTGAGGCTGCTGGGATGGGTGAGAACGGAAACGCAGAGCAGATGGAGAACGGTGACGATGAGGAGAACAATAATCCTCTTACAGACGAACAATATGGTTATCCCAAGGCAGAGTCTGGAAGGTGGGTTTCTTGTATCAGAGTTTTAGACCCGAAGACAACACAGACGACCTGTTTACTTGAGCTTCAGGATGGTGAAGCAGCATTTAGCATGTGCACTGTCAATTTTCATGACAAAGAGTACGGAACTCTTTTGGCTGTAGGAACAGCAAAGGGCCTACAGTTTTGGCCCAAAAGATCCTTCGAGGCTGGATATATCCACATATATAGGTTCAAGGAAGATGGGAAGGTTCTTGAACTTCTGCATAAAACACAAGTGGAAGGTGTCCCTCTTGCTTTGGCCCAATTTCAGGGAAGACTGCTGGCTGGAATAGGACCTGTGCTTAGATTGTATGATTTGGGGAAAAGAAGATTGCTTAGGAAGTGTGAGAATAAGTTGTTCCCTAATTCAATTACATCTATCCAGACATACCGGGATCGGATTTATGTTGGTGATATGCAAGAG TCATTCCACTACTGCAAGTATAGACGTGATGAAAACCAGCTGTACATATTCGCTGATGACACAGTCCCCAGATGGCTTACTGCCGCACAGCATGTAGATTTCGACACCATGGCAGGGGCAGACAAATTTGGAAACGTTTACTTTGTGCGGTTGCCACAAGATGTCTCTGATGAGATCGAAGAAGATCCAACTGGTGGTAAGATAAAATGGGAGCAGGGGAAGCTGAATGGGGCACCAAACAAAGTGGAGGAAATAGTTCAATTCCACGTTGGTGATGTGGTCACTTGCTTGCAGAAGGCATCTTTGATTCCAGGAGGTGGGGAGTGCCTCATTTATGGGACTGTAATGGGGAGTTTGGGGGCGTTCCTCCCATTCACATCCCGCGATGATGTTGATTTCTTCTCTCATTTGGAGATGCACCTTCGACAGGAGTACCCACCTTTGTGTGGCAGAGACCACATGGCCTATAGATCTTCCTACTTCCCGGTGAAG GATGTGATTGATGGAGATTTGTGCGAACAGTTCCCAACTCTGCCTATGGATATGCAACGCAAAATTGCGGACGAGCTCGACAGAACTCCAGGGGAGATTATGAAGAAACTGGAAGAgataagaaacaaaatcatcTGA